From Streptomyces griseorubiginosus, one genomic window encodes:
- a CDS encoding substrate-binding domain-containing protein encodes MLRARRSRTLAVSTAVLLSLAATGCSKSAGGSDSAGSGSGTKAAAPITLAGSVTFNQANLAKLDAALKSALAGKDLSKVDIAMVVNVAADYWKAGQVGFLKGCSDLGIAKSKCTYFAPPNGKLTEQNSELETLRSQGVTGYSISAIDPTSAAGTIHTDVQKGISVLAIDSPLPGTDAASLYLGTPNYTAGFQAGTAMKQVLGGKGKVAILVGSLTASNATQRIAGFEAALKGTKITVAQKVNDNLQASTATSDAETILANNPDVNGLYGVYSYDGPALAQAVTSAGKTASVHIVSDDSDAQTLKFIKSGVISGTVVQMPYQQGYTGAYILAAEKVLGKDKTMALVKPYLEKDGSTLSSGVGLVTKSDLGAYQSLESQLGIG; translated from the coding sequence ATGCTCCGCGCCAGAAGGTCCCGCACCCTCGCCGTCTCCACCGCCGTCCTCCTCTCCCTCGCCGCCACCGGCTGCTCCAAGAGCGCGGGCGGCTCCGACAGCGCCGGTTCGGGCAGCGGCACCAAGGCCGCCGCGCCGATCACGCTGGCCGGTTCGGTCACCTTCAACCAGGCCAACCTCGCCAAGCTCGACGCGGCCCTGAAGTCCGCGCTGGCCGGCAAGGACCTGTCCAAGGTCGACATCGCGATGGTCGTGAACGTGGCCGCCGACTACTGGAAGGCCGGCCAGGTCGGCTTCCTCAAGGGCTGCTCCGACCTCGGCATCGCGAAGAGCAAGTGCACCTACTTCGCCCCGCCGAACGGCAAGCTCACCGAGCAGAACTCCGAGCTGGAGACGCTGCGTTCGCAGGGCGTCACCGGTTACTCGATCTCCGCGATCGACCCGACCTCCGCCGCCGGGACCATCCACACCGACGTCCAGAAGGGCATCAGCGTCCTCGCGATCGACTCCCCGCTGCCCGGCACCGACGCCGCCTCCCTCTACCTCGGCACCCCGAACTACACCGCCGGCTTCCAGGCGGGCACCGCGATGAAGCAGGTCCTCGGCGGCAAGGGCAAGGTGGCCATCCTGGTCGGCTCGCTCACCGCGTCCAACGCCACCCAGCGCATCGCCGGCTTCGAGGCCGCCCTCAAGGGCACCAAGATCACGGTCGCGCAGAAGGTCAACGACAACCTCCAGGCCAGCACGGCCACTTCGGACGCGGAGACCATCCTCGCCAACAACCCGGACGTCAACGGCCTGTACGGCGTCTACTCCTACGACGGCCCCGCGCTCGCCCAGGCCGTCACCTCGGCCGGCAAGACGGCCTCCGTGCACATCGTCTCCGACGACTCGGACGCCCAGACGCTCAAGTTCATCAAGTCCGGGGTGATCTCCGGGACCGTCGTCCAGATGCCGTACCAGCAGGGCTACACCGGGGCGTACATCCTGGCCGCGGAGAAGGTGCTGGGCAAGGACAAGACGATGGCGCTGGTCAAGCCGTACCTGGAGAAGGACGGTTCGACCCTGAGCTCCGGCGTCGGCCTCGTCACCAAGTCCGACCTGGGCGCCTACCAGTCCCTCGAGTCGCAGCTCGGGATCGGCTGA
- a CDS encoding substrate-binding domain-containing protein encodes MEAERAPVMADVARIAGVSHQTVSRVLNDHPNVRARTRERVLAAVRELGYRPNAAARTLATRRTRTLGVISFNTTLYGPACMLYGIEQAAREHEYSVTVAAVGTLDRRSVLDAVDRLRNQGVAGIVVIAPQTAAVGALANVPADVPLVAVGCGTHTALASVAVDNEAGAELATSYLLDLGHRTVHHLVGPRTWLDAQEREAGWRATLEKRGAPVPEPHAGADWTARTGYEHGRRIADDPEVTAVFCANDHMALGLLRALQQAGRRVPEDISVVGFDDMPETEYFGPSLTTVRQDFDELGRRALRALIEIVGDPDSGIPASGVRPHIVIPPSLVVRTSATRPRHRTESPT; translated from the coding sequence ATGGAAGCAGAGCGCGCCCCCGTGATGGCGGACGTCGCCCGGATCGCCGGCGTCTCGCACCAGACCGTCTCCCGGGTCCTCAACGACCACCCGAACGTACGGGCCCGCACCCGGGAACGGGTCCTCGCCGCCGTACGCGAACTCGGTTACCGGCCCAACGCCGCCGCCCGCACCCTGGCGACCCGCCGCACCCGCACCCTGGGTGTGATCAGCTTCAACACCACGCTGTACGGCCCCGCTTGCATGCTCTACGGCATCGAGCAGGCCGCCCGTGAGCACGAGTACTCCGTCACCGTGGCGGCCGTCGGCACCCTCGACCGGCGTTCGGTCCTGGACGCCGTCGACCGGCTGCGGAACCAGGGCGTGGCCGGGATCGTCGTCATCGCTCCGCAGACCGCCGCGGTGGGCGCGTTGGCCAACGTGCCGGCGGACGTGCCCCTCGTCGCGGTCGGCTGCGGCACCCACACCGCGCTGGCCTCGGTCGCCGTGGACAACGAGGCCGGTGCCGAACTCGCCACCTCCTACCTGCTCGACCTCGGTCATCGCACCGTGCACCACCTGGTCGGACCGCGTACCTGGCTCGACGCGCAGGAACGCGAGGCCGGCTGGCGCGCCACCCTGGAGAAGCGGGGCGCTCCCGTGCCCGAACCGCACGCCGGCGCCGACTGGACGGCCCGTACCGGCTACGAGCACGGCCGCCGGATCGCCGACGACCCCGAGGTCACCGCGGTGTTCTGCGCCAACGACCACATGGCCCTCGGGCTGCTGCGGGCCCTCCAGCAGGCCGGGCGCCGGGTGCCGGAGGACATCAGCGTCGTCGGTTTCGACGACATGCCGGAGACCGAGTACTTCGGTCCGTCCCTGACCACCGTCCGCCAGGACTTCGACGAACTCGGCCGCCGTGCCCTGCGTGCGCTGATCGAGATCGTCGGTGATCCGGACTCCGGGATCCCGGCGTCCGGCGTCAGACCCCACATCGTCATCCCGCCCAGCCTCGTCGTGCGGACCTCGGCGACCCGCCCGCGACACCGAACAGAGAGCCCGACATGA